The genomic stretch CATGCGATCACCGTTCGAGCCGGCGATGTCACCGCTGCGAAAGCCCGCTACGCTCAGGCGGCGGCCGACGAAGCGCGCTATCGCAAGCTGGTCGGTTCGGGCGCAGTATCCAAATCGGCGTATGATCAGGCAAAAGCCACGGCGGACGCGACGCGAGCGCAATTGGACGCAGCCGAAGCGCAGCTGAAAGTCGCGAAAGACGAGCTCGAATATTCCACTCTGCTCGCGGACGCCGACGGCGTCGTGGTCGAGACGCTCGCCGAGCCCGGCCAAGTCGTTTCCGCAGGCCAGATCGTCGTGAAGCTCGCACACTCCGGGCCGCGCGAAGCGGCCGTCAATCTGCCTGAGACGATACGGCCGTCGATCGGCTCGACGGCGCGGGCGACCGTATACGGGAGCCAGGCCGGCGCGGTCGCGCATCTGAGGCAGCTCTCGGACGCCGCCGATCCGCAGACCCGGACCTTCGAAGCCCGCTACGTGCTGGAAGGGTCGGCGCAGCAAGCGCCGCTCGGCGCGACGGTCACGGTCTACCTCGCCAAGGACGATGCGGCTTCGGCGACCTCGGCGCCGCTCGGAGCGATTTTCGACAAGGGCGATGGACCCGGTGTTTGGATTGTGAATGGCGACACGGTTTCGTTCCGTCCGGTCCAGATCGCGCGCCTCGGCGCGGAAAGAGCAATTCTCCTGAAGGGAGTCGTCGCCGGCGAGCAGGTCGTAGCGCTCGGCGCCCATCTTCTGCACGAAGGCGAACACGTTCGCACCAATGGCGCGCACGCCGAGGCTGGACAGGCTCAGAACGAGAAGGTGGCGAAATGAGCGGCTTCAATCTCTCCGCCCTGGCGGTTCGCGAACGGGCGATCACGCTCTTTCTTCTGATCGCCGTCACCGCGGCCGGCGTCTTCGCCTTCAGCCGGCTCGGCCGCGCGGAAGATCCTGCCTTCACGATCAAGACGCTGATCGTAACCGCGGCCTGGCCGGGCGCGACGGCCGAGGAGATGCAGAATCTCGTCGCCGAGCCGCTCGAGAAGCGGCTGCAAGAACTGCGTTGGTACGATCGAGTCGAGACCTTCACGCGTCCGGGCTTGGCTTTCATGACCCTGACGCTACAGGACAAGACTCCGCCGTCACTCGTTCAGGAGGAGTTCTATCAAGCGCGAAAGAAGCTCGGCGACGAGGCGCATAAGCTGCCCGCCGGCGCGCTCGGTCCTTTCGTGAACGACGAATATTCCGATGTGAGTTTCGCCGTATACGCCGTGAAAGCCCGCGGCATGCAGCCGCGCGAGCTGACGCGTGAGGCGGAAGCGTTGCGCCAACGCTTGCTGCATGTGGCCGGCGTCAAGAAAGTCGACATTCTCGGCGAGCGCCCGGAGCGAATTTTCGTCAACTTCTCCTATGAGCGGCTCGCGACGCTCGGGATAGCCCCGCGTGAAATCATCGATGCGCTCCGGCGTCAGAACGCGGTCACTCCCGCCGGATCGATCGACGCTGACGGGCCGCAGGTCTTCATTCGCATCGACGGCGCCTTCGACAGCCTGCAAAAAATCGCCGACACGCCTTTGGTCAGCGGCGGCCGCGTACTGAAGCTGTCCGACATCGCGGAGGTCACGCGCGGCTATGAGGATCCTGCGACCTATCTGATCCGTCACAATGGCGAGCCGGCCATGGCGCTCAGCCTCGTCATGAAGGAAGGGGTGAACGGCCTCGAGCTCGGGAAAGCGCTGGACGCGGAGGAAGCCAAGATCGCGCAAGAACTGCCGGCCGGGCTCTCCTTCACCAAGGTCAGCGATCAGGCCGTCAATATCACGGAATCGGTCGACGAGTTCATGCTCAAATTCTTCGTCGCCCTGAGTGTGGTCCTCGTCGTGAGCCTGGTCAGTCTCGGTTGGCGCGTCGGCATCGTGGTCGCGGCCGCGGTTCCACTCACCCTTGCGGCGGTTCTCGTCATCATGCTGGTCACGGATCGCGTGTTCGATCGCATCACGCTCGGCGCCTTGATCATCTCGCTCGGACTCCTCGTCGACGATGCGATCATCGCCATCGAGATCATGGTGGTGAAGCTGGAAGAAGGCTTCGACCGTGTCAAAGCTGCGGCCTATGCCTGGAGCAATACCGCCGCGCCGATGCTCTCGGGCACGCTCGTGACCATCATCGGCTTCACGCCTGTCGGATTCGCGCGTTCGACGGCGGGGGAATATGCCGGCAATATTTTCTGGATCGTCGGTTTCGCGCTGATCACGTCTTGGATCGTCGCTGTCGTCTTCACCCCATATTTGGGGGTGAAGCTGCTTCCCGACATCAAGCCGATCGAAGGCGGACATCATGCGATCTACGCGACGCCGAATTATCAAAAGCTTCGACGCTTCATAAGGTCGGCGGTCGACCAGAAATTCAAGGTCGCGGGGATAGTGCTCGGACTATTCGTCCTCGCGGGCGCGGGAATGGGCGCCGTCAAGCAACAATTCTTCCCGACCTCCGATCGACCCGAAGTTCTGGCCGAGGTCCAGATGCCGGAAGGCTCGAGCATCGAGACGACCCGCGCCGCCGCGGCGAAGCTGGAGAATTGGCTGAAGCAGCAGCCCGAAGCGAAGATCGTCACGACCTATATCGGTCAAGGCGCGCCGCGTTTCTTTTTCTCCTATAGTCCCGAGCTCCCCGACCCGTCCTTCGCCAAGCTCATCGTCTTGACGCCGGATGCGGAGGCCCGCGACCGCCTCAAAATTCGCTTGCGAGAACGCGTCGCCGAAGGGCTGGCGCCCGAGGCGCGCATTCGCGTGGCGCAGCTGGTGTTCGGCCCCTACACGCATTTTCCAGTCTTGTTTCGCGTGATGGGACCGGACACGACCAAGCTGCGCGCGATCGCCGATGAGGTGATGGCGGTGATGCGGGCCAATCCGAACACGCGCCAAGTCAATCAGGACTGGGGCGAGCGGGCGCCGACGGTTCACTTTGTGCTGGATCAGGATCGTCTCCAGCTGATCGGCCTCACCTCCATCGACGTGGCGGAGCAGCTGCAGTTTCTGCTCACCGGCGTCACCGCCACTCAGGTGCGGGAGGATATTCGTATAGTCGATGTGGCGGGGCGCAGCGCGGGGCCGGAGCGTCTCGATCCGGTCAAGCTCGGGGACCTCACGCTGACCGGCAAGAGCGGGAATTCGATTCCGCTCAGCCAGATCGGCCACATCGAGATCCGTCCGGAAGAGCCTATTTTGAGGCGGCGTGATCGCACGCCGACGATCACGGTTCAATGCGACATCGACGAGGCGCTCCAGCCGCCGCAGGTCTCGGCGGAAATCCAAACGGCGCTGGCGCCGATCATCGCGCGCCTTCCCGATCAATATCGGATCGAGATGGGCGGCAACGCCGAGGAATCGAACAAGGCCAATTCGGCGTTGGTTCCGATCTTCCCGATCATGATTCTCTTCACGCTGTTCGTCATCGTCCTTCAAGTTCGGTCCCTGCCGGCGATGGGAATGGTGTTTCTGACCGCTCCTCTCGGATTGCTCGGCACGGTTCCAATCCTGCTGCTGTTCGGACAGCCCTTCGGCTTCAATGCAATCCTGGGACTGATCGGCCTCTCCGGCATTCTGATGCGCAACACGTTAATTCTGATCGGTCAGATTCAGACCAATGAGGCCGAGGGCTTAGACACCTATCATGCGGTCATCGAGGCGACTGTCCAACGCGCGCGCCCTGTGATCTTGACGGCGCTCGCCGCCGTCCTCGCTTTCATTCCGCTGACCCACTCGGTGTTCTGGGGCTCCATGGCCTACACGCTGATCGGAGGGACGGCAGTCGGCACGGTCCTGATCCTGCTCTTCCTTCCGGCGCTCTACGCCATCTGGTTCAAAGTGACGCCTGCGGGCGCGAGTCCAATGCCTGAACATGACGGCCTCGGTCTCTCGACCGGCCGCCCTACGTCTCATCATGTGGGTTTGGAGGTCGGTTCGAAACCATAACTCCAATGCGGCGCCAGCGTAATGACCGCTCAATGCGATGAGGCCCCCTCGTCTCGAGCCGATCGGCAAGGAGTCATGACATGGAAATCGCAGGAAAACTTGCGCTCGTGACTGGCGCCTCCAGCGGCATCGGCGCCGCGACGGCGCGCGCGCTCGCCGGCAAAGGAGCGCGCGTCATCCTGGTCGCGCGTTCGGGCGACAAGCTGGCGCAATTGGCGCGAGAGCTCGAAGCGGCGGGGGGCAGCGCGCTCGCCATAGAGTGCGATCTTTCGAACTCCGATGAGATATCTCGTATGGGCGAACAAGTGCTCGAAAAGGCCGGAACGCCCGATATCATCATCAACAATGCCGGCTCCGGTCGCTGGCTCCCGACTGTCGAAACGACTCCACAGGAAGCTCGACAGATGATCGAGCTCCCTTATCTCGCCGCGTTCGACGTTACGAGAGTGTTCCTTCCGCGATTGTTGGCGGCCGGGAACGGCCATATCGTCAATGTGACCTCTCCGGCGTCTTACATGGTGTGGCCGAATGCAGCCGCTTACATTGCCGCACGCCAAGCATTGAAAGGCTTTTCGGATGCGCTGCGCATGGAAGTCGAAGCCAAAGGCGTGTTCGTCAGCCTCGTCGTGCTCGGACTCGTGGAGAGCAGCTATTGGGAGCATAATCCCGGAAGCAGAGAACATGCTTCGAAAGCCATTCCACCGTTGACGACGGATCAGGCTGCAGATGCGATCATCAAGGCAATCGAGCGACGGAAGCGACGTTTGGTTTCACCGGCGATCTTCCGGGCGATCTTTCTATTGCGGGCGCTGTTTTCCTGAAGCGCCGCCAGGAACGCCTGCGTCAGCATCACGATCGATAGCCGCTATGCGCCCCAACCACTGACCACGCGCGAAAAAGCGCGACTGCGCTCACGCGACATGGCGCCACGCGATGCTCGCATACTGCGAGATCTGTGAAGTTGCATAGAATCACCTAAGTCGACACGGAGACACACTATGAAAACGCGTGAGATCGTCATCTGTAGCCCGGTCCGGACGGCAATCGGAGCCTTCGGGGGTGCACTCAAGGAGGTCTCGGCGACAACACTCGGCTCGACGGTCGTCGCGGAGACGCTGCGTCGGTCGGGTCTCGACCCGACCCGAGTCGACGGCGTCGTGATGGGCAATGTCATCCAGGCCGGCAACCGCATGAACCCGGCTCGGCAGGCCGCGATCGGCGGCGGGCTGCCGGTGAGCGTTCCCGCAATGACCGTAAACCGTGTCTGTGGGTCTGGCGCCCAAGCCATCGCTACGGCCGCCACGGAAATCGTCGCAGGTGAGATCGACGTTGCGATCGCGGGCGGATTGGAGAGCATGGACCGCGCGCCGTACCTTCTCGGCAACGGCCGTTGGGGCTACCGGATGGGGGCCGCCGAGATCTTCGACAGCGCCGTGACCGACGGCCTCGAGGATGCATTCTCCGGCAAACATTCCGGTTGGCACACCGAAGATCTCGTCGCCCGCGCCGGACTGACGCGGGAACAGCAGGACGCATTCGCCGTTCGCTCGCAGCAGGCTTTCTCCCGCGCGCGCGAGGCCGGTCTCCTCACGGACGAGATTGTGCCGGTCGAGGCGCCCGGTCGGAAGGGAAGCGTGCGGTTCACGGTCGACGAAGCACCACGTCCAGACACCACGATCGAGATACTCGCAAAGCTTCGGCCAGCTTTTAGAGACGGCGGGACCATAACGGCCGGAAACGCGCCAGGTCTGAACAGCGGCGCCGCGGCCATGGTCGTCGCCGAACGCGGATTCGCGGAGGCGAATGGGATCGCGCCCATGGGCAGGCTGGTGGCCTCGGCTGTGGCTGCGGTCGAGCCAGGCCTGTTCGGCATCGGTCCTGTGCCCGCCGTCCGAAAGGCGCTGGACCGTGCGGGTTGGAAGCTGGCGGACGTAGAGCGTTTCGAAATCAACGAAGCATTCGCCGCAGTGCCTCTTGCTGTCGCCGCCGAACTCGCGATACCGCTGGACCTCGTAAACGTGGAGGGGGGAGCGATCGCGCACGGCCATCCGATCGGGGCGACCGGCGCGGTCCTCGTAACACGCCTCCTCTATTCGATGCGGCGGGACGGGCTCAGGCGTGGCGTCGTCACGCTCTGCATCGGAGGCGGGCAAGGCATCGCCCTTGCCTTAGAAGCGAAATAACTCGATGCGAGGAGGCTGAAGGGATGGCCTTCCGCGACCTTCTCGTCGAAGCGCGCAGGGAGCTCGGCCGGCAGCTGCTGTCGAGCCATCGGCCGAAATCGACGAGGCGGCATGCCTTCTCGGCTATCAGGATACGAGCTCCTTCTACCGCGCCTTTCGGGAGTGGGAAGGCATGACGTCGAGCCGATGGCGCAAGCTCAACGGAGCGCACATAGACCGCCTCAAGGTCGCAGTTGCACCTGCAATGAGCCTCGCGCGACGCTCGGATAGGGCGGCTCGGCCATTGGCACGATCCGCAAACTGATTGGCGTCACAGCGAAAGGCGCGAACGTTCTCGAATGCTATCGAGAGAACAGCAGCAGTGGCTGCAAGCATCTCGCATCGGGAGACGTCTGGGTGGAAGCCGCCCTCGAGTGCGGCGACAAGGTCGTCGCGACTGCTAGATCCACGCAAAGCCTCTTCGAGAAGGCGCAGCGCGTGGCGCTTTCCGAGCGTGAGCTCGCCTCGGAATCGACGATCTCGCACTTCGAGATTCTGCCAGACGCTCACGCTCTGCCGCACACATCCTGCACCCCGGTCGATCTTAATCGCGGATCGATCCAGCGCGTTTCGGGGCGCATCATGATGATCAGCGGCTATTTCGCGTCATCGGTCGAATGTTCGGTGGCATTTCCGCTCGCTCCGCGCACGACGTCTTCCAATATTCGCTGCATGAGGTTCACGACCACTCGTCGGTCGAGTTCGGGATCGCGTAGGGACAGCGCTTTCATGCCGTCGATCATCGCGATCATGACAGTGGCGGCGGCCTCTACGTCGAGGCCGGGTTGGACGGCGCCGCATCGCTGTCCGTTGCTCAGCACATCCGCGAGGATGGCGCGCAGGCTGCGGCTGTGCGCACGAACGATCTCCGCCATGGCGGGGTTGCGCGCGCTCTCCGACAACATCTCGAAGAAGAGTTCCGAGCCGGAATTGGGGCCGCTCGGCGCCAGTCTGCCGATCTCCGTCATCAGCGCAGTCGCGACATCGCTCTCCTTCGCTGATAGCTGCTCGAAACGGCTCCGAACCCCGCCCAGCCAAGCCTCCGACATCGTGGCGACGATCGCGTCCTTACTGTCGAAGTAGTAGTAGAGGTGGCCGGGGCTAATGCCCGCCTCCTTGCAAATGTCCGAGATCGACGCGCCCTTGAGCCCGCTGCGCTCGAAACAGCGTCTGGCGGCCGCCAGAATTTCCTGCCGCTTCTCCTCGTGACGGACGGGATCGAGCTTCCTCATGCTGCTCCTTCGAATTTTATAGAGTGTTGGCTCTATCTATCTTGACATGCTGCTCCGCGTGGACGTTTATAGATAGATCGATCGTTCTAATAAATGAGTTTCCGATGAGGCTGCATCGTCTGGGAGCAAATGGTCCCGAACTGCCCGCCCTCGGCCTTGGCTGCATGGGCATGTCGCCCCTTCGTCCGCGCCCGGGCGGTCATGACGCGGCGAAGGACGCGGAGAGCATAGCGACGATCCAGGCCGCGCTCGACGCCGGAATCCGGCTGATCGACACCGGCGATTTCTACGGCATGGGGCACAATGAGCTGCTGGTGCGAGAGGCGCTGCGCGGCCGTCGTGATCAGGCTTTTCTCAGTGTCAAATTCGGAATGTTGGTCGCGCCGGGCGGTCAACCGCTCGGCCTCGACATCGGCCCTCGCGCCATGAAGAATTTCTGCTCCTATTCGCTGGAGCGGCTCGATACCGATGCGATCGATCTCTACCAGCCTGGGCGCGTCCCGACGTCGCTGCCGATCGAGGAGACTGTGGGCGCCATCGCCGACCTCATCAAAGAGGGCAAGGTCCGCTATCTCGGCCTCTCGGAAGTGACGGGAGAACAGCTGCGTCGCGCGCATGCGGTTCATCCGGTGACGGCGGTCGAGATCGAATATTCCTTGGCCGGCCGCGCGATCGAGGACGATCTCTTGCCGGCGGCGCGTGAGCTCGGCGTCGGCATCGTCGCCTATAGCGTCGCGGCGCAGGGGCTTCTGACCGGCGCGCTCGAGGGCCCGCTGCCCGCCGACGACGCCCGCAACCGGACGCCGCGCCTGCAGGGCGAGGCCCTCGCGAAGAATCTCGAGGTGGTCGCCGAATTCAAATCCTTTGCGGAGACGAGGGGCTGGACGCCGACACAACTCGCCGCCGCCTGGGTGACGGCGCAGGGCGAGGATATCGTCGCGCTCATCGGCATGAGCCGCCGCGATCGAATTCACGAGAATCTGGCGGCGGCCGATATCCGTCTCTCGACTGACGATCTCGCCGCGCTCGACCGCATGTTCGCGCCGGGCGCCATCGTGGGAGACCGCTATGCGCCGCAGATCTTGCAGATGTGGCGTTCGTGATCCGAGCCCGAGGAGCAGACAGCATGTCCAAAACATATTCGGGCTTCACGGAAGCCGACGTTTCCGCGCAAGCGGGCAAATGCTTCGTCGTCACCGGGGCCAACAGCGGCCTCGGCTTCGAGGCGTCGCGCGCGCTCGCAGCGCGCGGCGCGCGCGTCATCCTCGCCTGCCGCGATGAAAACAAGGCGCATGACGCGATGCGCCGCATCAAGCAGACGACGCCCGGCGCCGATCTGCGCTTCCTTTCTTACGACCAGAGCGATCTCGATAGCATCCGCCACGCGGCCGAGGAGATCGAGCGTGAGCCGCGTATCGACGTCTTGGTCAACAATGCCGGCGTGATGATTCCTCCGCTCATGCGAACGAAACAGGGCTTCGAGCTTCAGTTCGGCGTCAACCATCTCGGCTGCTTCGCCTTCACTTCGCTGCTTTTGCCGAAACTCGCAGCGACACACGGCTCGCGCGTCGTCGTGACGGCCAGCCTCGCCCACACATCCGGCAGAATCGATTGGGACGATCTCAACGCCGAGAAGAGCTACGAGAGGTGGCCGCGCTACGCCATGAGCAAGCTCGCCAATCTCCTCTACCTGTTCGAGCTCGACCGGCGCCTGCGGATAGCGGGATCGAGCGTGACGGCAGCTGGATGTCATCCGGGCTTTGCGACGACCGATCTCGGCCGGCATATGCCGGGCATCGGCATTCTCTGGATGCTGTTCCGTCCATTTTCGAACACGCCGGCAATGGGAGCCTGGCCGACATTGCTCGCCGCCGCCGGCCCGGCTGCGCCCGGCGAATATTACGGCCCGCAGGGGTTCCGGGAAATCAAGGGATCGGCTGGCGTGGCGCGTCGCGCCCATCAGGCCACGGATCCGGAACTCGCGCGAAGGCTTTGGGATGTATCGATCGAGATGACGGACGTCGATCCCTGTCTTCCTCCATGAGGTCGCCAATGAAATGGAGCCGGACGACGGCGTGATACAGGTCTTTGACCTCGGCGTGGTAAATCTGACTGAAGGCGCCGCCGAAAGCGAGATGAAGGCGCTCGCCCGTAACGGAATGAATGAGGCCGAAACCCGCGCCCGGCGGTTTTGATCCGAGTGCATAGATTCCGCTTGGAGCAACCAAGAGTTCAGGCATTCTAAACAGAAACGGCCCCGAAGGGCCGTTACCAACTATCAGATTATCATTGATTTTTTTTGTAGCGGGCGAAGGGATTCGAACCCTCGACCCCAACCTTGGCAAGCCTGGACAAGCTTTGGGGCCGAATTTGGTGACAAGGTGGTGACTTGAACAACCGCGTCGAGCTGCTGCCCGGCCACACACAACAAATAATACCTATTTTTCAAATGTTTAATTGGTGCCGGTTGCAGGATTCGAACCCGCGACCTACTGATTACAAATCAGTTGCTCTACCAGCTGAGCTAAACCGGCGCCTCGACCGAACGATTTGCGTTGCGGCGTCGGCATCTCTATACGCCGCCCTGTCGCTTCGGAAAAGAGCGCAGCCGCCGGGGCCGGTGGGCTTTTCGCTCGGTGGGGCGGTCCTCGCGGCGAGAATTTGTTCTGGGAGCGGCCGCCGCATCAGCCAAAGCCGCGGCGTTGCGCGGCGCGGGGCGAGGTGCTATCTAAAACTGCAGCATCGCCACGAATCGCCGTTCGAGATCGCTGCTTTTCGAGGCTGTGCAGGGCGCTCGCATGGAAAGCCGCAGAATTCTCGTCACCGGTGGCGCAGGCTTTCTCGGGTCGCATCTTTGTGAGCGGCTGCTCGCCTCAGGACACGAAGTCCTCTGCGTCGACAATTTCTTCACCGGCCAGCGCAGAAACGTCCATCATCTGCTCGATCACAATAATTTCGAGCTGCTGCGCCACGACATCACCTTTCCGCTCTTCGTCGAGGTCGACGAGATTTATAATCTCGCCTGCCCCGCCTCGCCGATCCATTACCAATTCGATCCGGTGCAGACGACCAAGACCAGCGTGATCGGCGCGATCAACATGCTCGGCCTCGCCAAACGGCTGAAGGTCAAGGTGTTTCAGGCCTCCACATCGGAGGTCTACGGCGACCCTTCCGTGCATCCACAGCCGGAATCCTATTGGGGCAACGTCAATCCGCTGGGGCCGCGCGCCTGCTATGACGAAGGAAAGCGCTGCGCCGAAACCTTGTTCTTCGACTATCATCGGCAGCACAGGCTGAAGATCAAGGTCGTGCGCATCTTCAATACTTATGGGCCGCGCATGCACGCCCGCGACGGGCGCGTCGTCTCCAATTTCATCGTGCAGGCGCTCAAGGGCGAGCCGATCACCATCTATGGCGAAGGCCAGCAGACGCGCTCCTTCTGCTATGTCGACGATCTCATCAGCGGCTTCACCGCGCTCATGAATTCGCCCGACGACATCGTCGGCCCCATCAATATCGGCAATCCGAACGAGTTCACCATTCGGCAGCTCGCCGAGCAGGTGATCGACCTCACCGGCTCCTCCTCCAAGCTCGTTTTCGAGCCGCTGCCGGCGGACGATCCCAAGCAGCGCAGGCCGGATATTTCCGCGGCCGAGCGCCTGCTCGGCTGGGGACCGACCATTCAATTGCGCGAGGGGCTGCTGCGCACCATCGCCTATTTCGACGAGCTGCTGCGCGAGGCCTGAGCCGCGTTCTGACAGCGTGGCCGGGCGCGGAGCGACAATTATTCAGCGCGCGCGGGCGGCATGAAAATGCGCGCCAGACCGTCTCATATTCGAAGCTGCGTGGCGGATATATTGCATCCATCGCTTGTTTTCGCCACGGATTTCACCCATGCACAGTTCAGCGCCGCCGCAATTCGAACGCCTGGCCGATCGCATTTACGAGGCCGCGGTCGTTCCAGAGCTGTGGCCGGAGGTGCTGGACGCAGTCTCGACGCTCAGCGGCTCTTTCGGCGGCATTCTGTTCGCGGCCAATTCGCAATTCTCCGGCTGGACCGCATCGCCGCGCATCGCGCCCATGTTCGCGCAATTCGTCGAGCAGGGATGGGCGGCGCGCAATCCGCGACCGGCGCGCGGGCTCTCCTTCGGCGCCGCGGGCTTCGTCAGCGACCATGAGCTGTTCACGCCCGAGGAAATGGACGCCGATCCGACGTACGGCTATCTGCGCGGCGTCGGACTCGGCTGGTGCGCCGGCCGCATAGCCGTCCCGCCCTCGGGCGACATGCTGATCTTCAGCTGGGAGAGGCGCTTCGTCGACGGCCCTTTCGATCGCGCCATGCTCGACGCGCTGGATGCGATCGGCGGCCATCTCGCCCGCGCGGCGCTGATCGCGGCCCGGCTCGGCCTCGAGCGGGCGCGCGCCGCCGCGGAGACGATGCGCGCGCTCGGGCTGCCGGCGGCCGTGCTGTCGCGCGCGCATCGGCTGCTGCTCGCCAATGATCTCTTCGCGCGCTTCGTGCCGTCGCTGGTGCAGGATCGGCGTGAGCGCGCCGTGATCGCCGATCCGCGCGCCGATGCGCTGTTCGCGCAGGCGCTCGCCCGGCTGCGCGTCGTCGGCGCGCCGACCGGCGTGCAATCGCTGCCTGTGCCCGCGCGCGAGGGCGGGCCGCCGCTGGTCCTGCATCTCGCGCCGATCCGCGGCGCCGCCCAGGATGTGTTCGCGGCCGGCGATGTGCTGCTGATCGTCACCGAGCTCGCCGTCGGCGCCGCGCCCAGCGCCGGCCTGCTGCAAGGGCTGTTCGACCTCACCCCCGCGGAGGCGCGCGTCGCCCGCGCCATCGCCGCGGGCCGCGCCGCCTCCGAGATCGCGCGCGAGCATGGCGTCTCGGGCGAGACGATTCGCTCGCAGTTGCGCGCCATTTTCGCCAAAACCGGCGTGTCGCGTCAGGTGGAGCTGGTGCGCCTGCTGTCGGGCGCGACGCTGCCCTGATCGCATCTCCTCCATTCGGGGGATACGCCGCGAGCGCAGCCGCTATAGGAGGGAACGCAGCCCTTTCTCGCCGAAAGGCCAGCGATGCGCTTTCGCGCCGCAGACGGCGCGCGGAGACTTTTGTGATCGACGGACGGCTGGACGATGGCGAATGGGCGCTCTGCGCGGGCTTCGTCATCGAGACGGGGACCAAGCGCGGGCGGCCGCCGCGCTATGGCAATTGGAGCTCGGTTTATCGGCAGTTTCTGCGCTGGGCCGTCGCCGGCCAATGGCTCCTATTGAATGAGGCGGCGAAAGCCGCCGGCGGCGCGGAGCTGGAGGCCGCGCTCGCCGCCGTTTGCGCCCTGCCCGGCCGCCGCAAGGCGCGCTGATCAGAAGCTCGGGTCTATGCCGCCTGTCGCCAGAAAATGCTCGAGCCAGTGGATGTCATAGACGCCATTCTGCACATCGGCGTTGCGCACCAGCGTGCGGAACAGCGGCAACGTCGTGTCCACGCCGTCGATGATGAACTCGTCCAGCGAGCGCCGCAGCCGCATCAGCGCCTCGGTGCGGTTGCGGCCGTGGACGATGAGCTTGCCGATCAGCGAATCATAATTGGGCGGGATCGTGTAGCCCTGATAGGCGGAGGAATCGACGCGCACGCCGACGCCGCCCGGCGGATGATAATAGGCGATGCGTCCTGGAGAGGGCCGAAAGCTCGACGGATGCTCGGCGTTCACGCGGCATTCGATCGCATGGCCCCAGAACCAGATATCCTCCTGCCGCAGCGACAGAGGCGAGCCGGCGGCGACGCGGATCTGCTCGCTGACGAGATCGACGCCGGTCACGGCCTCCGTCACCGGATGCTCGACCTGGATACGGGTGTTCATCTCTATGAAATAGAAGGCGCCGTTCTCATAGAGGAACTCGATCGTTCCGGCGCCGGCATAATGCATCTCGCGCATCGCCTTGGCGCAGATCTCGCCGATCTCCGCGCGCTGCTCGTCATTGAGCGCGGGCGAAGGGCTCTCCTCCCACACCTTCTGGTGGCGGCGCTGCAGCGAGCAATCGCGCTCGCCGAGATGGATCGCCTGCCCCTTGCCGTCGCCGAAAATCTGAATCTCGATATGGCGCGGCTTGTCGAGATATTTCTCGAGATAGACGGTGTCGTCGCCGAAGGCGGCCTTGGCCTCGGCGCGCGCGGTGGCGATGGCCGAATGCAGCTCCGCCTCGCTGCGGGCGACC from Methylosinus sp. C49 encodes the following:
- a CDS encoding efflux RND transporter periplasmic adaptor subunit — protein: MPRLEKSTIAAAAVFAALSLAACGKSEQDPRTKQQLVRVATVERAGAPERAFTGVVAARVQSNLGFRVGGKVIERLVDTGQKVRARQPVMRIDSVDYQHAITVRAGDVTAAKARYAQAAADEARYRKLVGSGAVSKSAYDQAKATADATRAQLDAAEAQLKVAKDELEYSTLLADADGVVVETLAEPGQVVSAGQIVVKLAHSGPREAAVNLPETIRPSIGSTARATVYGSQAGAVAHLRQLSDAADPQTRTFEARYVLEGSAQQAPLGATVTVYLAKDDAASATSAPLGAIFDKGDGPGVWIVNGDTVSFRPVQIARLGAERAILLKGVVAGEQVVALGAHLLHEGEHVRTNGAHAEAGQAQNEKVAK
- a CDS encoding efflux RND transporter permease subunit is translated as MSGFNLSALAVRERAITLFLLIAVTAAGVFAFSRLGRAEDPAFTIKTLIVTAAWPGATAEEMQNLVAEPLEKRLQELRWYDRVETFTRPGLAFMTLTLQDKTPPSLVQEEFYQARKKLGDEAHKLPAGALGPFVNDEYSDVSFAVYAVKARGMQPRELTREAEALRQRLLHVAGVKKVDILGERPERIFVNFSYERLATLGIAPREIIDALRRQNAVTPAGSIDADGPQVFIRIDGAFDSLQKIADTPLVSGGRVLKLSDIAEVTRGYEDPATYLIRHNGEPAMALSLVMKEGVNGLELGKALDAEEAKIAQELPAGLSFTKVSDQAVNITESVDEFMLKFFVALSVVLVVSLVSLGWRVGIVVAAAVPLTLAAVLVIMLVTDRVFDRITLGALIISLGLLVDDAIIAIEIMVVKLEEGFDRVKAAAYAWSNTAAPMLSGTLVTIIGFTPVGFARSTAGEYAGNIFWIVGFALITSWIVAVVFTPYLGVKLLPDIKPIEGGHHAIYATPNYQKLRRFIRSAVDQKFKVAGIVLGLFVLAGAGMGAVKQQFFPTSDRPEVLAEVQMPEGSSIETTRAAAAKLENWLKQQPEAKIVTTYIGQGAPRFFFSYSPELPDPSFAKLIVLTPDAEARDRLKIRLRERVAEGLAPEARIRVAQLVFGPYTHFPVLFRVMGPDTTKLRAIADEVMAVMRANPNTRQVNQDWGERAPTVHFVLDQDRLQLIGLTSIDVAEQLQFLLTGVTATQVREDIRIVDVAGRSAGPERLDPVKLGDLTLTGKSGNSIPLSQIGHIEIRPEEPILRRRDRTPTITVQCDIDEALQPPQVSAEIQTALAPIIARLPDQYRIEMGGNAEESNKANSALVPIFPIMILFTLFVIVLQVRSLPAMGMVFLTAPLGLLGTVPILLLFGQPFGFNAILGLIGLSGILMRNTLILIGQIQTNEAEGLDTYHAVIEATVQRARPVILTALAAVLAFIPLTHSVFWGSMAYTLIGGTAVGTVLILLFLPALYAIWFKVTPAGASPMPEHDGLGLSTGRPTSHHVGLEVGSKP
- a CDS encoding SDR family NAD(P)-dependent oxidoreductase yields the protein MEIAGKLALVTGASSGIGAATARALAGKGARVILVARSGDKLAQLARELEAAGGSALAIECDLSNSDEISRMGEQVLEKAGTPDIIINNAGSGRWLPTVETTPQEARQMIELPYLAAFDVTRVFLPRLLAAGNGHIVNVTSPASYMVWPNAAAYIAARQALKGFSDALRMEVEAKGVFVSLVVLGLVESSYWEHNPGSREHASKAIPPLTTDQAADAIIKAIERRKRRLVSPAIFRAIFLLRALFS
- a CDS encoding thiolase family protein produces the protein MKTREIVICSPVRTAIGAFGGALKEVSATTLGSTVVAETLRRSGLDPTRVDGVVMGNVIQAGNRMNPARQAAIGGGLPVSVPAMTVNRVCGSGAQAIATAATEIVAGEIDVAIAGGLESMDRAPYLLGNGRWGYRMGAAEIFDSAVTDGLEDAFSGKHSGWHTEDLVARAGLTREQQDAFAVRSQQAFSRAREAGLLTDEIVPVEAPGRKGSVRFTVDEAPRPDTTIEILAKLRPAFRDGGTITAGNAPGLNSGAAAMVVAERGFAEANGIAPMGRLVASAVAAVEPGLFGIGPVPAVRKALDRAGWKLADVERFEINEAFAAVPLAVAAELAIPLDLVNVEGGAIAHGHPIGATGAVLVTRLLYSMRRDGLRRGVVTLCIGGGQGIALALEAK